One region of Salvia miltiorrhiza cultivar Shanhuang (shh) chromosome 3, IMPLAD_Smil_shh, whole genome shotgun sequence genomic DNA includes:
- the LOC131019156 gene encoding receptor kinase-like protein Xa21: MDKKLSCILLYAFLITITFPMLSSEAKQPLSLATDQTALLSLKQHITSDPSLLLATNWTNSSSVCSWIGITCSLRHHRVAALNLSNMALSATIPPQLGHLSFLVSLDLSNNLFYGDFPHQLSLLRRLKFISFRLNHFTGDIPPMLGQLPKLEYLNLRNNSFIGSIPKSLSNLTNLQYLDLTYNSLSGEIPKEFGRLQSLQTLSVRYNHLSGAIPSAIFNISTLVSIALRNNELSGSLPTDMCRNLPYLTAIYLSYNQLSGAIPTNLSQCSRLERLSLSYNSFSGEIPSEIGYLTSLQILNLGGNNLNGILPHEIGHLQSLVSFAVGENKIAGSIDFNIFMNMSSLQNICLWRNKFTGNLSRDVRNITMLTNLHLSENDFTGLIPTEFGQLYHLETLALSFNSLSGSIPHELFNISTLRILSLVGNALTGVLPIHLCHASPFLERLFLGRNSMSGAIPNSISNCSQLTILALYKNKFSGYIPTHLGNLRLLKHLRLQRNNLTQPPSSSFITSLTNCRFLTTLSIDYNPLNGVIPASVGNLSSSLETFYAYNCKFSGSIPIEIGNLSNLMTLVLSANELSGNIPQTISHLHELQRLHLSNNMLGGSIPHAICNLFSLDSLSFSGNQFSSPIPKCLGNVSSLRNLYLDSNILNSSIPSSLWGLKDLINLDLSSNLLNGSLPLEMSNLGAAIYINVAMNQLSGSIPSTIGKLQNLIYLSLANNRLEGSIPVSMGSMISLANLDLSYNNLSGSIPKSLEALQLLDYFNVSFNSLSGEIPNGGSFRNFTMDCFKGNEALCGIPKFHVQICSSISNHISKRKKVERASFIVFWVVAFISVVSLAFIIVRNKRKDKTTREVDELIFIVPERISYYELLQATERFDESNLLGTGSSCSVYKGILNNGNDIAVKVFNMQLEGISRIFDVECEILRSIRHRNLTSVISSCSNEEFKALVLDYMPKGNLEKWLYSHNYCLNMMERLNIMIDVASALEYLHYGYSMPIVHSDLKPSNVLLDEDMVAHVKFL, encoded by the exons ATGGACAAAAAGCTTTCTTGCATTTTGCTGTATGCATTCCTAATCACCATAACCTTCCCAATGCTTTCTTCTGAAGCCAAACAACCTCTGAGCCTTGCAACTGATCAAACTGCCCTTCTTTCACTCAAACAACACATCACCTCCGACCCTTCTCTCTTACTTGCAACTAATTGGACCAATTCGAGCTCCGTCTGCAGCTGGATTGGCATCACTTGCAGCTTGCGCCACCACAGAGTAGCTGCCTTGAATCTCTCCAACATGGCTCTCTCCGCCACCATTCCTCCACAGCTCGGACACCTCTCCTTCCTCGTCTCCCTCGACCTCTCCAACAACCTTTTCTATGGAGATTTCCCACACCAACTGTCTCTCCTTCGCCGTTTGAAGTTTATATCTTTCCGACTCAACCACTTCACCGGAGACATCCCTCCGATGTTGGGTCAGTTACCAAAATTAGAGTACTTGAATTTACGCAACAACAGCTTCATAGGTTCCATCCCAAAATCTCTCTCAAACCTCACAAACCTACAATATCTTGACTTAACTTACAATTctctaagtggagaaattccaaaaGAGTTTGGGAGACTTCAAAGTCTACAAACTCTGTCTGTTCGATATAATCATCTCTCCGGTGCTATACCATCAGCCATATTCAACATATCGACCCTTGTATCTATAGCATTGAGAAACAATGAATTGAGTGGAAGTCTTCCAACAGACATGTGCCGTAATCTTCCATATCTTACTGCGATTTATCTTTCTTATAATCAGCTGAGTGGCGCGATTCCCACAAATCTATCCCAATGTTCACGGCTTGAGAGGTTGAGCCTCTCTTACAACTCTTTTAGTGGGGAGATACCTTCAGAAATCGGCTACTTAACATCTCTTCAGATTCTAAATCTTGGTGGTAACAATTTGAATG GAATACTACCACATGAGATTGGCCATCTTCAGAGTCTGGTTAGTTTTGCTGTTGGAGAGAATAAGATTGCAGGCTCAattgatttcaatattttcatgaatatgtCTTCTCTGCAAAACATATGTCTATGGCGCAACAAATTCACGGGGAACCTTTCAAGGGATGTCAGGAATATTACCATGCTAACAAATTTACACCTCTCGGAAAACGATTTTACAG GGCTTATTCCCACTGAATTTGGCCAACTTTACCATTTGGAGACATTAGCATTATCATTCAACAGCTTGAGTGGTTCGATTCCACATGagctctttaacatttcaactctTCGGATTCTTTCACTTGTCGGCAATGCTCTTACAGGGGTTCTTCCAATCCATTTATGCCATGCCTCTCCCTTTCTCGAAAGATTGTTTCTTGGCAGAAATTCCATGAGTGGAGCAATACCCAATTCCATCTCTAACTGTTCTCAACTCACAATTCTCGCACTTTATAAAAACAAATTCAGTGGTTATATACCTACTCATCTCGGCAACCTAAGACTTCTTAAACATCTTCGACTGCAAAGAAACAATCTTACCCAGCCACCATCTTCTTCCTTCATTACTTCGTTGACAAATTGCAGGTTTCTAACTACTTTGTCAATTGATTATAATCCTCTAAATGGTGTCATTCCAGCTTCTGTCGGGAACTTATCTTCCTCACTCGAAACATTCTATGCCTACAACTGCAAATTCAGTGGCAGCATTCCTATTGAAATAGGCAATTTAAGCAATTTGATGACATTGGTGTTGTCAGCAAATGAATTATCCGGTAATATTCCACAAACTATAAGCCATTTGCATGAACTTCAACGATTACATCTGTCTAATAACATGTTGGGAGGCTCAATACCACATGCTATATGCAATCTATTTAGCCTCGACAGTTTATCTTTTAGCGGGAATCAATTTTCAAGCCCAATTCCTAAATGTCTGGGAAATGTCTCTTCTTTAAGAAATCTTTATCTAGACTCCAACATTTTGAATTCTAGCATACCATCAAGCTTATGGGGCCTAAAAGATTTGATCAATCTAGACTTGTCCTCAAATTTATTAAATGGGTCACTACCTCTAGAGATGAGTAACTTAGGAGCAGCGATCTATATAAATGTAGCAATGAATCAGTTGTCAGGGTCAATTCCTAGCACTATTGGGAAGTTGCagaatttgatttatttgtcTTTGGCAAATAATAGACTAGAAGGTTCTATACCCGTGTCTATGGGAAGCATGATCAGTTTGGCAAATCTCGACTTGTCGTACAACAACCTCTCTGGTTCAATTCCAAAGTCTTTAGAAGCCCTTCAACTCCTCGACTACTTTAATGTCTCTTTCAATAgtttaagtggagaaattcctaatggaggttcttttagaaacttcactaTGGATTGTTTTAAGGGTAATGAGGCATTGTGTGGAATTCCCAAGTTCCATGTCCAAATTTGCTCTTCAATTTCTAATCACATATCAAAGAGAAAGAAGGTGGAACGAGcttcatttattgttttttGGGTTGTGGCTTtcatttcagttgtttctttggCCTTTATAATTGTCAGAAATAAAAGGAAAGATAAGACGACTAGAGAGGTTGATGAGTTGATATTCATTGTGCCGGAAAGAATCTCTTATTATGAACTGCTGCAAGCAACAGAAAGATTCGATGAAAGCAATTTACTTGGCACTGGGAGTTCTTGCTCTGTTTATAAAGGAATTCTTAACAATGGGAATGATATCGCTGTCAAGGTGTTTAATATGCAGCTTGAAGGTATTTCAAGAATATTTGATGTCGAATGTGAGATACTACGTAGCATTCGACACAGGAATCTGACAAGCGTCATAAGCAGTTGCTCCAATGAAGAGTTCAAGGCATTAGTACTTGACTATATGCCAAAGGGAAACCTTGAAAAATGGTTATATTCCCACAACTATTGCTTGAATATGATGgaaagattgaatataatgattGATGTTGCATCTGCTTTGGAGTATCTTCACTACGGTTATTCAATGCCCATTGTCCACAGCGACTTGAAGCCTAGTAATGTGCTGTTAGATGAAGACATGGTTGCCCAT GTGAAATTTCTCTAA
- the LOC131019157 gene encoding LRR receptor-like serine/threonine-protein kinase EFR: MEKKLSCILQYAFLITITFHMLSSEANAEQHLSLATDQTALLSLKHTSLLFATNWTNSTSVCSWIGVTCSFRHHRVAALNLSNMALSATIPPQLGRLSFLVSLDLTNNLFYGHLPHQLSLLRRLKFISFRLNSFTGDIPPMLGQLPKLEYLNLRNNSFIGSIPKSLSNLTNLQFLDLTYNSLSGEIPKEFGRLQSLQVLSVQFNRLYGAIPSAIFNMSTLVTISLTGNELSGSLPTDMCSNLPLLAGIYVSSNQLSGAISSNLSQCSRLEVLSLSGNSFSGEIPSEIGYLTSLQILYLGANNLNGILPHEIGHLQSLVTFGAEWNEIAGSIDFNIFMNMSSLQNIYLWRNKFTGNLSRDVGNITMLTELELQENHFTGLIPTEFGQLYHLEKLSLHLNSLSGSIPHELFNISTLRSLSLVGNALSGVLPTHLCHASPFLEELYLGGNSITGAIPNSISNCSQLTILTLSRNKFSGYIPTHLGNLRLLQSLQLSNNNLTQAPSSSFITSLTNCKSLTHLSFGDNPLNGVIPASVGNLSSSLRTFAAYNCKFSGSIPVETCNLSNLMTLELSANELSGNMPLTISHLHELQGLYLSNNMLGGSIPHAICDLFRLDTLDMSHNQFSGPIPKCLENVSSVRILHLHSNMLNSSIPSSLWGLKDLNSLDLSSNSLNGFLPQEISNLGAAIHINLSMNQLSKSIPSTIGKLHNLVNLSLANNRLEGSIPVSMGSMISLANLDLSYNNLSGSIPKSLEALQHLDYFNVSFNSLSGEIPNGGSFRDFTMDSFKGNEALCGIPKFHVQNCSSISNHRSKRKKVERASFIVFGVVAFISVVSLAFIIVKNKRKDKTTSREVDELKSIVPERISYYELLQATERFNESNLLGTGSFCSVYKGILNNGKDIAVKVFNMQLEGISRIFDVECEILRSIRHRNLTSVISSCSNEEFKALVLEYMPKGNLEKWLYSHNYFLNMMERLNIMIDVASALEYLHHGYSMPIVHSDLKPSNVLLDEDMVAHVSDFGIAKLLCDGDSSVLTNTLATLGYIAPGEVSLNICIALHF; the protein is encoded by the exons ATGGAGAAAAAGCTTTCTTGCATTTTGCAGTATGCATTCCTAATTACCATAACCTTCCATATGCTTTCTTCAGAAGCCAATGCCGAACAAcatttgagccttgcaactgatCAAACTGCCCTTCTTTCACTCAAACATACATCTCTTTTATTTGCAACTAATTGGACCAACTCCACCTCCGTCTGCAGCTGGATTGGCGTCACTTGCAGCTTCCGCCACCACAGAGTAGCTGCCTTGAATCTCTCCAACATGGCTCTCTCCGCCACCATTCCACCACAGCTCGGACGCCTCTCCTTCCTCGTCTCCCTCGACCTCACCAACAACCTTTTCTATGGACATTTGCCACACCAACTGTCTCTCCTTCGCCGTTTGAAGTTCATATCTTTCCGACTCAACAGCTTCACCGGAGACATCCCTCCGATGTTGGGTCAGTTACCAAAATTAGAGTACTTGAATTTACGCAACAACAGCTTCATAGGTTCCATCCCAAAATCCCTCTCAAACCTCACAAACCTACAGTTTCTTGACTTAACTTACAATTctctaagtggagaaattccaaaaGAGTTTGGGAGACTTCAAAGTCTACAAGTTCTATCTGTTCAATTCAATCGTCTATACGGCGCTATACCATCAGCCATATTCAACATGTCGACCTTGGTGACTATATCTTTGACAGGCAATGAATTGAGTGGAAGTCTTCCAACAGACATGTGCAGTAATCTTCCACTTCTTGCTGGGATTTATGTTTCTTCCAATCAGCTGAGTGGCGCGATTTCCTCAAATCTATCCCAATGTTCACGGCTTGAGGTGTTGAGCCTCTCTGGAAACTCTTTTAGTGGGGAGATACCTTCAGAAATCGGCTACTTAACATCTCTTCAGATTCTATATCTTGGTGCTAACAATTTGAATG GAATACTACCACATGAGATTGGCCATCTTCAGAGTCTGGTTACTTTTGGTGCTGAATGGAATGAGATTGCGGGCTCAattgatttcaatattttcatgaatatgtCTTCTCTGCAAAACATATATCTATGGCGCAACAAATTCACGGGGAACCTTTCAAGGGATGTCGGGAATATTACCATGCTAACAGAGTTAGAACTCCAGGAAAACCATTTTACAG GGCTTATTCCCACTGAATTTGGCCAACTTTACCATTTGGAGAAATTATCACTACACTTGAACAGCTTGAGTGGTTCGATTCCACATGagctctttaacatttcaactctTCGGAGTCTTTCACTTGTCGGCAATGCTCTGTCAGGCGTTCTTCCAACCCATTTATGCCATGCCTCTCCCTTTCTCGAAGAACTTTATCTTGGCGGAAATTCTATCACCGGAGCAATACCCAACTCCATCTCTAACTGTTCTCAACTCACAATTCTCACACTTTCTAGAAACAAATTCAGTGGTTATATACCTACTCATCTCGGCAACCTAAGACTTCTTCAAAGTCTTCAATTGTCCAACAACAATCTTACTCAGGCACCATCTTCTTCCTTCATTACTTCATTGACAAATTGCAAGTCTCTAACTCATTTGTCATTTGGTGATAATCCTCTAAATGGTGTCATTCCAGCTTCTGTCGGGAACTTATCTTCCTCACTTCGAACATTCGCTGCCTACAACTGCAAATTCAGTGGCAGCATTCCTGTTGAAACATGCAATTTAAGCAATTTGATGACATTGGAGTTGTCAGCAAATGAGTTATCTGGTAACATGCCACTAACTATAAGCCATTTGCATGAACTTCAAGGATTATATCTGTCTAATAACATGTTGGGAGGTTCAATACCACATGCTATATGTGATCTATTTCGCCTCGACACTTTAGATATGAGCCATAATCAATTTTCAGGCCCAATTCCTAAATGTCTGGAAAATGTCTCTTCTGTAAGAATTCTTCATCTACACTCCAACATGTTGAATTCAAGCATACCTTCAAGCTTATGGGGCCTAAAAGATTTGAACTCTCTAGACTTGTCCTCGAATTCATTAAATGGGTTCTTACCACAAGAGATAAGTAACTTAGGAGCAGCAATACATATAAACCTATCGATGAATCAGTTGTCAAAGTCTATTCCTAGCACTATTGGGAAGTTGCATAATTTGGTTAATCTGTCTTTGGCAAATAATAGACTAGAAGGTTCTATTCCTGTGTCTATGGGAAGCATGATCAGTTTGGCAAATCTCGACTTGTCGTACAACAACCTCTCTGGTTCAATTCCAAAGTCTTTAGAAGCACTCCAACACCTCGACTACTTTAATGTCTCTTTCAATAGTTTGagtggagaaattcctaatGGAGGTTCTTTTAGAGACTTCACTATGGATTCTTTTAAGGGTAATGAGGCATTGTGTGGAATACCCAAGTTCCATGTCCAAAATTGCTCTTCAATTTCTAATCACAGATCAAAGAGAAAGAAGGTGGAACGAGCTTCATTTATTGTTTTTGGGGTTGTGGCTTTCATCTCAGTTGTTTCTTTGGCCTTTATAATTGtcaaaaacaaaaggaaagataAGACGACTAGCAGAGAAGTTGATGAGCTGAAATCCATTGTGCCGGAAAGAATCTCTTATTATGAACTGCTGCAAGCAACGGAAAGATTCAATGAAAGCAATTTACTTGGCACCGGGAGTTTTTGCTCTGTTTATAAGGGAATTCTTAACAATGGGAAGGATATCGCTGTCAAGGTGTTTAATATGCAGTTAGAAGGTATTTCAAGAATATTTGATGTCGAATGTGAGATACTCCGTAGCATTCGACACAGGAATCTAACAAGCGTCATAAGCAGTTGCTCCAATGAAGAGTTCAAGGCATTAGTACTTGAATATATGCCAAAGGGAAACCTTGAAAAATGGTTATATTCCCACAACTATTTCTTGAATATGATGGAGagattgaatataatgattGATGTTGCATCTGCTTTGGAGTATCTTCACCACGGTTATTCAATGCCCATTGTCCACAGTGACTTGAAGCCTAGTAATGTGCTGTTAGATGAAGACATGGTTGCCCATGTAAGCGACTTTGGGATAGCAAAGTTGTTATGCGATGGAGATAGCTCTGTGTTAACCAATACGCTAGCGACATTGGGTTACATCGCTCCAGGTGAAGTTTCTCTAAATATATGTATTGCACTTCACTTTTAA
- the LOC131019158 gene encoding probable LRR receptor-like serine/threonine-protein kinase At3g47570, producing the protein MEIKLYCILQYAFLITITFPMLSSESKQPLSLATDQTALLSLKHTSLLLATNWTNSTSVCTWIGVTCSFRHHRVAALNLSNMALSTTIPPQLGRLSFLVSLDLRNNLFHGDLPQQLSLLRRLKFISLRLNNFTGDIPPMLGQLPKLEYLNLRNNSFIGSIPKSLSNLTNLQFLDLTYNSLSGEIPKEFGRLQSLQTLSVQFNHLSGAIPSAIFNISTLVAMAFTHNELSGSLTTDMCHNLPFLTVIGLSENQLSGAISTNVSQCSRLEVLALSYNSFSGEIPSEIGFMTLFLPGILPHEIGHLQSLVKFGAEWNEIAGSIDFNIFMNMSSLQNIYLNRNKFTGNLSRDVGNITMLTTLDLTENHFTGLIPTEFGQLYHLETLSLSLNSLSGSIPHELFNISTLRILSLAVNALSGVLPTHLCHASPFLEHLLLSNNSLSGAIPNSISNCSQLTILSLAENKLSGYIPTHLGNLRLLQRLELFRNNLTQAPSSSFITSLTNCTSLTLLSIDDNPLNGIIPASVGNLSSSLETFYADNCKFSGSIPVEIGNLSNLMTLVLSANELSGDIPLTISHLHELQGLYLEYNRLGGSIPHDICDLSSLNTLDISQNQFSGPIPKCLGNVSSLRNLYLESNMLNSSIPSSLWGLKDLNYLDLSSNSLNGFLPQEISNLGAAIHINLSMNQLSKSIPSTIGKLQNLVNLFLANNRLEGSIPVSMGKMINLANLDLSYNNLSGSIPKSLEALQQLDYFNVSFNSLSGEIPNGGSFTNFTMDSFKGNEALCGIPKFHVQICSSTSNHRSKRKKVERASFIIFGVVAFISVVSLAFIIVKNKRKDKTTSREVDELIFIVPERISYYELLQATERFDESNLLGTGSSCSVYKGILNNRKNIVVKVFNMQLEGISRIFDVECGILRSIRHRNLTSVISSCSNEEFKALVLEYMPNGNLEKWLYSHNYCLSMMERLNIMIDVASALEYLHHGYSMPIVHSDLKPSNVLLDEDMVAHISDFGIAKLLCNGDSSVLTNTLATLGYIAPGQVSLNILIALHFQ; encoded by the exons ATGGAGATAAAGCTTTATTGCATTTTGCAGTATGCATTCCTAATTACCATAACCTTCCCAATGCTTTCTTCTGAATCCAAACAACCTCTGAGCCTTGCAACTGATCAAACTGCCCTTCTTTCACTCAAACATACATCTCTTTTACTTGCAACTAATTGGACCAACTCCACCTCCGTCTGCACCTGGATTGGCGTCACTTGCAGCTTCCGCCACCACAGAGTAGCTGCCTTGAATCTCTCCAACATGGCTCTCTCCACCACCATTCCACCACAGCTCGGACGCCTCTCCTTCCTCGTCTCCCTCGACCTCAGAAACAATCTTTTCCATGGAGATTTGCCACAGCAACTGTCTCTCCTTCGCCGTTTGAAGTTCATATCTCTCCGACTCAACAACTTCACCGGAGACATCCCTCCGATGTTGGGTCAGTTACCAAAATTAGAGTACTTGAATTTACGCAACAACAGCTTCATAGGTTCCATCCCAAAATCTCTCTCAAACCTCACAAACCTACAATTTCTTGACTTAACTTACAATTctctaagtggagaaattccaaaaGAGTTTGGGAGACTTCAAAGTCTACAAACTCTGTCTGTTCAATTCAATCATTTGTCGGGTGCTATACCATCAGCCATATTCAACATATCGACCCTTGTAGCTATGGCCTTCACACACAATGAATTGAGTGGAAGTCTTACAACAGACATGTGCCATAATCTTCCATTTCTAACTGTGATTGGTCTTTCTGAGAATCAGCTGAGTGGCGCGATTTCCACAAATGTATCCCAATGTTCACGGCTTGAGGTGTTAGCCCTCTCTTACAACTCTTTTAGTGGGGAGATACCTTCAGAAATTGG TTTCATGACACTTTTTTTGCCAGGAATACTACCACATGAGATTGGCCATCTTCAGAGTCTGGTTAAGTTTGGTGCTGAATGGAATGAGATTGCGGGCTCAattgatttcaatattttcatgaatatgtCTTCTCTGCAAAACATATATCTAAACCGCAACAAATTCACGGGGAACCTTTCAAGGGATGTCGGGAATATTACCATGCTAACAACTTTGGATCTCACGGAAAACCATTTTACAG GGCTTATTCCCACTGAATTTGGCCAACTTTACCATTTGGAGACATTATCATTATCATTGAACAGCTTGAGTGGTTCGATTCCACATGagctctttaacatttcaactctTCGGATTCTTTCACTTGCCGTCAATGCTCTGTCAGGGGTTCTTCCAACCCATTTATGCCATGCCTCTCCCTTTCTTGAACACCTTCTTCTTAGCAATAATTCCCTCAGTGGAGCAATACCCAACTCCATCTCTAACTGTTCTCAACTCACAATTCTCTCACTTGCTGAAAACAAATTGAGTGGTTATATACCTACTCATCTCGGCAACCTAAGACTTCTTCAAAGACTTGAACTATTCAGAAACAATCTTACCCAGGCACCATCATCTTCCTTCATTACTTCATTGACAAATTGCACGTCTCTAACTCTTTTGTCAATTGATGATAATCCTCTAAATGGTATCATTCCAGCTTCTGTCGGGAACTTATCTTCCTCACTCGAAACATTCTATGCCGACAATTGCAAATTCAGTGGCAGCATTCCCGTTGAAATAGGCAATTTAAGCAATTTGATGACATTGGTGTTGTCAGCAAATGAGTTATCTGGTGATATTCCACTAACTATAAGCCATTTGCATGAACTTCAAGGATTATATCTTGAATATAACAGGTTGGGAGGCTCAATACCACATGATATATGTGATCTATCCAGCCTCAATACTTTAGATATCAGCCAGAATCAATTTTCAGGCCCAATTCCTAAATGTCTGGGAAATGTTTCTTCCTTAAGAAATCTTTATCTAGAGTCCAACATGTTGAATTCAAGCATACCTTCAAGCTTATGGGGCCTAAAAGATTTGAACTATCTAGACTTGTCCTCAAATTCATTAAATGGGTTCTTACCACAAGAGATAAGTAACTTAGGAGCAGCAATACATATAAACCTATCGATGAATCAGTTGTCAAAGTCTATTCCCAGCACTATTGGGAAGTTGCAGAATTTGGTTAATCTGTTTTTGGCAAATAATAGACTAGAAGGTTCTATTCCCGTGTCTATGGGAAAAATGATCAATTTGGCAAATCTCGACTTGTCGTACAACAACCTCTCTGGTTCAATTCCAAAGTCTTTAGAAGCACTTCAACAACTCGACTACTTTAATGTCTCTTTCAATAgtttaagtggagaaattcctaatGGAGGTTCTTTTACAAACTTCACTATGGATTCTTTTAAGGGTAATGAGGCATTGTGTGGAATCCCCAAGTTCCATGTCCAAATTTGCTCTTCAACTTCTAATCACAGATCAAAGAGGAAGAAGGTGGAACGAGcttcatttattattttcgggGTTGTGGCTTTCATCTCAGTTGTTTCTTTGGCCTTTATAATTGtcaaaaacaaaaggaaagataAGACGACTAGCAGAGAAGTTGATGAGTTGATATTCATTGTGCCGGAAAGAATCTCTTATTATGAACTGCTGCAAGCAACGGAAAGATTCGATGAAAGCAATTTACTTGGCACTGGGAGTTCTTGCTCTGTTTATAAAGGAATTCTTAACAATAGGAAGAATATTGTTGTCAAGGTGTTTAATATGCAGCTAGAAGGTATTTCAAGAATATTCGATGTCGAATGTGGGATACTACGTAGCATTCGACACAGGAATCTGACAAGTGTCATAAGCAGTTGCTCTAATGAAGAGTTCAAGGCATTAGTACTTGAATATATGCCAAATGGAAACCTTGAAAAATGGTTATATTCCCACAACTATTGCTTGAGTATGATGgaaagattgaatataatgattGATGTTGCATCTGCTTTGGAGTATCTTCACCATGGTTATTCAATGCCCATTGTCCACAGCGACTTGAAGCCTAGTAATGTGTTGTTAGATGAAGACATGGTTGCCCATATAAGCGACTTTGGGATAGCAAAGTTGTTATGCAATGGAGATAGCTCTGTGTTAACCAACACGCTAGCAACATTGGGTTACATCGCTCCAGGTCAAGTTTCTCTAAATATATTGATTGCACTTCACTTTCAATAA